A portion of the Cellulophaga algicola DSM 14237 genome contains these proteins:
- the katG gene encoding catalase/peroxidase HPI: protein MEDNSKSGGAPQGKNFDINESAAKCPFLSGTSKHSAGGGVKNRDWWPNELKLNILRQNAAKSNPMGEDFDYAKAFASVDFVALKKDVTNLMTDSQDWWPADYGHYGGLMIRMAWHSAGTYRVGDGRGGAGAGNQRFAPINSWPDNGNLDKARLLLWPIKQKYGNKVSWADLMILAGNCALESMGFPTFGFAGGREDAWEPEQDIYWGSETVWGENKERYEDGDLEDPLAAVMMGWIYVNPEGPNGNPDPMGSAHDVRETFARMAMDDEETVALVAGGHTFGKAHGAADPNTYVGKEPHGASIEEMSTGWKNSFGSGVLDDTITSGIEGAWTPNPIQWDADYFDVLLNYEWELTKSPAGAHQWKPTAASNAKRAPKAGDANGRQDLMMTTADIALKVDPAYLEISKRFHADHQAFEDAFARAWYKLTHRDLGPTSRYLGPEVPAEELLWQDPIPTVAYTLSATDVATLEVMILDSGLTISQLVTTAWASASTFRGSDKRGGANGSRLRLEPQKSWDVNNPEELNKVLAVLETIKTDFNGEISMADLIVLAGNVGVEQAVKNAGYATKVTFSSGRGDATQEQTDIEAFNYLQPLADGFRNYIKPGLKIAAEDLLIDKANLLTLSVPEMTVLVGGLRVLGTNYDGSNHGVFTENRGSLTNDFFKNILDFTYTWKATSDDDNYFEGRIRKTNEVKFTGTRADLIFGSNTELRAIAEVYGANDGQDRMVKDFVAAWTKVMNLDRYDLKK, encoded by the coding sequence ATGGAAGATAATTCTAAATCAGGGGGAGCTCCTCAAGGCAAAAACTTCGATATTAATGAAAGCGCAGCAAAATGTCCTTTTTTAAGTGGCACTAGTAAACATTCTGCGGGTGGTGGTGTAAAAAATAGAGATTGGTGGCCAAATGAACTAAAGCTTAATATTTTACGTCAAAATGCAGCAAAGTCTAACCCAATGGGAGAAGATTTTGATTATGCAAAGGCGTTTGCAAGTGTTGATTTTGTAGCCCTTAAAAAAGACGTTACAAATTTAATGACAGACTCGCAAGATTGGTGGCCCGCAGATTATGGGCACTATGGTGGTTTAATGATTAGAATGGCTTGGCACAGTGCTGGTACCTATAGAGTAGGAGATGGCCGTGGTGGAGCAGGAGCGGGTAACCAGAGATTTGCACCGATAAACAGTTGGCCAGATAATGGTAATTTAGATAAAGCACGTTTACTATTGTGGCCTATAAAACAAAAATATGGCAACAAGGTTTCTTGGGCAGATTTAATGATTCTTGCAGGAAATTGTGCTTTAGAATCTATGGGTTTTCCAACATTTGGTTTTGCAGGTGGTCGTGAAGACGCATGGGAACCAGAGCAAGATATATATTGGGGTAGTGAAACAGTTTGGGGAGAAAATAAAGAACGTTATGAAGATGGCGATTTAGAAGATCCATTAGCTGCAGTAATGATGGGGTGGATCTATGTTAACCCAGAAGGACCAAATGGAAATCCAGATCCAATGGGTTCTGCTCATGATGTTAGAGAAACTTTTGCTAGAATGGCAATGGATGATGAAGAAACGGTAGCCCTTGTTGCTGGAGGACATACTTTTGGGAAGGCACATGGTGCTGCAGACCCAAATACATATGTTGGTAAAGAGCCACATGGTGCATCAATTGAAGAAATGAGCACGGGTTGGAAAAACTCTTTTGGATCAGGTGTTTTAGATGATACCATTACTAGTGGTATAGAAGGTGCATGGACACCAAACCCAATACAATGGGATGCCGATTATTTTGATGTCCTATTAAACTATGAGTGGGAGCTAACTAAAAGTCCGGCAGGAGCACATCAATGGAAGCCAACGGCAGCATCTAATGCAAAAAGAGCTCCAAAAGCAGGTGATGCTAATGGTAGACAAGATTTGATGATGACGACTGCAGATATCGCTTTAAAAGTAGATCCTGCCTATTTAGAAATTTCAAAACGTTTTCACGCAGATCATCAGGCTTTTGAAGATGCATTTGCGCGTGCTTGGTACAAATTAACGCATCGTGACTTAGGCCCGACATCTCGTTATTTAGGCCCAGAAGTACCTGCAGAAGAATTGTTATGGCAAGATCCGATACCAACGGTAGCCTATACCTTAAGTGCAACAGATGTTGCTACTTTAGAAGTAATGATTTTAGATTCTGGATTAACAATTTCTCAACTAGTAACTACAGCTTGGGCATCTGCATCTACATTTAGAGGTTCTGATAAAAGAGGTGGTGCAAACGGATCTCGCTTACGCTTAGAGCCACAAAAAAGTTGGGATGTTAATAATCCTGAAGAATTAAATAAAGTATTAGCCGTTTTAGAAACTATTAAAACAGATTTTAATGGTGAAATTTCTATGGCAGATTTAATTGTTCTGGCAGGAAATGTTGGTGTAGAACAAGCTGTTAAAAATGCAGGATATGCTACAAAAGTGACGTTTAGTTCAGGTAGAGGAGATGCAACGCAGGAGCAAACAGATATTGAGGCTTTTAATTATTTACAACCTTTAGCAGACGGATTTAGAAATTATATAAAACCAGGTTTAAAAATTGCTGCTGAAGATTTATTAATTGATAAAGCCAATTTGCTAACCCTATCTGTTCCAGAAATGACTGTTTTGGTAGGTGGTTTACGAGTATTAGGAACCAATTACGATGGTTCAAACCATGGAGTGTTTACAGAAAATAGAGGAAGTTTAACGAATGATTTCTTTAAAAATATATTAGATTTTACATATACATGGAAAGCAACATCTGATGATGATAACTATTTTGAAGGTCGTATTCGTAAAACAAACGAAGTGAAGTTTACAGGAACTCGTGCAGATTTAATTTTTGGTTCTAACACAGAACTAAGAGCGATCGCAGAGGTATATGGTGCAAACGATGGACAAGACAGAATGGTAAAAGATTTTGTTGCCGCTTGGACTAAAGTAATGAATTTAGATCGTTATGATTTAAAGAAATAA
- a CDS encoding OmpA family protein, with protein sequence MKKIILLTAMTLSLFSCKDDPKVTPQLEQETETIPIQETDREEPLIVFKEFDWSSIPVSDTNIGVFPYLKAPEGFIIWEDGHNDVAKNGMTNYFDYNKLIMYTGTSFFNADGKKAELDFAMSDRTIEFEQYKFDQSIEHYLERIGAQLIFKGQIPREKIEHLNKEDDKTVFKYIQGDPYNSSPVKHYVLNHVNGKIIFQVWSNSARAEIGVVALESFNQTIKAPTASEMKSDIDKTGKAILNINFDTDKATLKPDGETLVAEIFTLLNENDSLKLSIEGHTDSSGNVERNKQLSMDRANTVLYTLAGKGIAINRLTAKGFGAKNPISPNDSEENKAKNRRVELVKI encoded by the coding sequence ATGAAAAAAATAATCCTGCTTACCGCCATGACTCTTAGCTTATTTTCTTGCAAAGATGATCCAAAAGTAACGCCACAATTAGAGCAAGAAACAGAAACTATACCCATTCAGGAAACAGACCGTGAAGAACCTCTAATAGTGTTTAAAGAATTTGACTGGTCTTCAATTCCTGTATCAGATACTAACATTGGAGTTTTCCCCTATTTAAAGGCCCCAGAAGGTTTTATAATTTGGGAAGACGGGCATAATGATGTTGCAAAAAATGGAATGACTAATTATTTTGATTACAATAAGCTAATTATGTATACAGGAACTTCATTCTTTAATGCCGATGGTAAAAAAGCCGAACTAGACTTTGCAATGTCTGATCGTACTATCGAATTTGAGCAGTATAAATTTGACCAAAGTATTGAACATTATTTAGAACGCATTGGCGCACAGTTAATTTTTAAAGGTCAGATTCCTCGTGAGAAAATAGAGCACCTTAATAAAGAAGATGATAAGACCGTGTTCAAATATATACAAGGAGATCCTTATAATAGCTCTCCCGTGAAGCACTATGTATTAAACCATGTAAATGGGAAAATAATTTTTCAAGTTTGGAGTAATTCCGCACGAGCTGAAATTGGTGTGGTAGCACTGGAAAGTTTTAATCAAACCATAAAAGCCCCAACTGCTAGTGAAATGAAATCTGACATTGACAAAACAGGGAAGGCCATTCTAAACATTAATTTTGATACTGATAAAGCAACTTTAAAACCTGATGGCGAAACATTGGTCGCTGAAATATTTACCTTATTAAATGAAAACGACAGTTTAAAGTTATCTATTGAAGGGCACACTGATTCTAGCGGAAACGTGGAAAGAAATAAACAACTTTCTATGGATAGGGCAAATACTGTACTATATACCCTTGCAGGTAAAGGTATCGCCATCAATCGTTTGACAGCAAAGGGTTTTGGTGCCAAAAACCCAATTTCACCTAACGATTCTGAAGAAAACAAAGCAAAAAATAGACGGGTTGAATTAGTCAAGATCTAA
- a CDS encoding exodeoxyribonuclease III, with protein sequence MKIVSYNVNGIRAAINKGFIDWLKIVNPDVVCLQEIKAMEEQLDLSLFEEAGYSYNYWYSAQKKGYSGVAILSKTKPNHVEFGTGIDYMDFEGRNIRADYDGVSVMSMYLPSGTNIDRLSFKLKYMAEFQEYVTDLKVEHPNLIILGDYNICHKAIDIHNPVGLKNTSGFLPVEREWIGAFMDNGFIDSFRYFNEEPDKYTWWSYRANARNNNKGWRLDYALVSTPLKDRLKRAVILAEAKHSDHCPILVELS encoded by the coding sequence ATGAAAATTGTATCGTACAACGTAAACGGAATTAGGGCAGCAATAAATAAAGGTTTTATAGATTGGTTAAAAATTGTAAATCCTGATGTGGTTTGTTTGCAGGAGATTAAGGCAATGGAGGAGCAATTAGATCTAAGCTTGTTTGAAGAAGCGGGATACTCGTATAATTATTGGTATAGCGCTCAGAAAAAAGGCTATAGCGGGGTTGCAATTCTTTCTAAAACAAAGCCAAACCATGTAGAGTTTGGGACAGGAATTGATTATATGGATTTTGAAGGACGTAATATCCGTGCAGATTATGATGGGGTATCTGTGATGAGTATGTATTTACCATCAGGAACCAATATAGATCGCTTGAGTTTTAAGTTGAAATATATGGCAGAATTTCAGGAGTATGTTACCGATTTAAAGGTAGAACACCCTAATTTAATCATTTTAGGAGATTACAACATTTGCCACAAGGCTATTGATATTCATAACCCAGTAGGCTTAAAAAACACCTCGGGATTTTTACCTGTAGAACGGGAGTGGATTGGCGCTTTTATGGACAATGGTTTTATTGATAGTTTTCGGTATTTTAATGAGGAGCCAGATAAATATACTTGGTGGAGTTACAGAGCCAATGCAAGGAATAACAATAAGGGTTGGCGTCTAGATTATGCTTTAGTAAGTACACCCCTGAAAGATAGATTAAAAAGAGCCGTAATATTAGCAGAAGCAAAACATAGTGATCACTGTCCAATTTTAGTTGAATTGAGTTAA
- a CDS encoding toxin-antitoxin system YwqK family antitoxin, giving the protein MKKVTSFLFLILFIATISHKIAAQENVLYPQVWFDEKDASSKLTEGSGTITGSAFTFETNQAAAGREKHKAKEKTKVILFPVTEYLIEVSKLQKVLGAAGRVIMTEKAFSYRLEAETDQNGNFTFYKMRPGKYYIQCNLEFVGHAVGQQEVGRTNYYNGYGYYAGSSAIYEAYNYSYNASHVLVKFVEIKEDGEVIEAKLKPNRVFENYKKLGAQLSMGDRCGSYDGKQFGKCTEYYDNGQTRIIAKWKDGAQDGTTLEYYDTGELMTVSKWKNGQLNGDTTYYNKNQSVAEIVTYKNNIEVKSSKQ; this is encoded by the coding sequence ATGAAAAAAGTTACTTCATTTTTGTTTCTAATTTTATTCATCGCAACCATTTCTCACAAAATAGCAGCGCAGGAGAACGTATTATATCCGCAAGTTTGGTTCGATGAAAAAGATGCCAGTTCTAAATTAACGGAAGGTAGTGGCACCATAACAGGTAGTGCTTTTACCTTTGAAACTAACCAAGCGGCGGCAGGAAGAGAAAAACATAAGGCAAAAGAAAAAACCAAAGTAATTCTTTTTCCAGTAACCGAATATTTAATTGAAGTATCCAAATTACAAAAAGTATTAGGCGCTGCTGGTCGCGTAATTATGACCGAAAAAGCATTCAGTTACCGACTCGAAGCGGAGACAGATCAAAACGGAAACTTTACTTTTTACAAGATGAGACCTGGTAAATACTACATTCAATGCAATTTAGAATTTGTGGGACACGCAGTAGGCCAACAAGAGGTAGGGAGAACAAATTATTACAATGGGTATGGGTATTACGCTGGGTCCTCGGCTATTTACGAAGCCTACAACTACAGCTATAATGCGAGCCATGTATTGGTGAAATTTGTAGAGATTAAAGAAGACGGAGAGGTTATTGAAGCTAAATTAAAACCAAACCGCGTATTTGAAAACTATAAAAAACTTGGTGCCCAATTATCTATGGGAGATCGTTGTGGCAGCTATGATGGAAAGCAATTTGGAAAGTGTACCGAATATTATGACAACGGCCAAACTAGAATTATTGCCAAATGGAAAGATGGTGCCCAAGATGGTACGACTCTTGAATATTATGATACAGGAGAACTAATGACAGTATCTAAATGGAAAAACGGACAACTAAATGGGGATACCACCTATTACAATAAAAACCAATCTGTAGCAGAGATCGTCACGTATAAAAATAATATCGAGGTAAAATCTAGTAAGCAATAG
- a CDS encoding glycine--tRNA ligase has product MANQEDQFKKVISHAKEYGYVFQSSEIYDGLSAVYDYAQNGAELKKNIREYWWKAMVQMNDNIVGIDTAIFMHPTVWKASGHVDAFNDPLIDNKDSKKRYRADVLVEDYTAKIEAKIDKEVAKAAKRFGDSFDKDQFLATNQRVVDYQEKINTILKRLGKSLENEDLVDVRNLIDELDIVCPISGSKNWTDVKQFNLMFGTKLGASADSAMDLYLRPETAQGIFVNFLNVQKTGRMKIPFGIAQVGKAFRNEIVARQFIFRQREFEQMEMQFFIQPGTQQEWYEKWKENRMKWHLSLGLGQENYRFHDHEKLAHYADAAADIEFKFPFGFKELEGIHSRTNFDLSQHEKFSGKKLQYFDNDLKESYVPYVVETSIGLDRMFLAVFSNSLEEEELENGTTRTVLKLPAVLAPTKAAVFPLVKKDGLPELAHEIINELKWEFNVFYDEKDAVGKRYRRQDANGTPFCITVDHQSLEDKTVTIRHRDTMEQERVAISDLKTMINKAVAMKEWLMKI; this is encoded by the coding sequence ATGGCAAATCAAGAAGATCAATTTAAAAAAGTAATATCACATGCTAAGGAGTATGGGTATGTTTTTCAATCCAGTGAAATTTACGATGGGTTAAGTGCTGTTTATGACTATGCTCAAAATGGTGCTGAACTAAAAAAGAACATTCGAGAATATTGGTGGAAAGCCATGGTTCAGATGAATGATAATATTGTAGGCATTGATACTGCAATTTTTATGCACCCTACCGTATGGAAAGCATCAGGACACGTAGATGCATTCAATGATCCATTAATAGATAATAAAGATTCTAAAAAAAGATATCGTGCAGATGTTTTGGTAGAAGATTATACGGCTAAAATTGAAGCTAAAATAGATAAAGAAGTTGCTAAAGCAGCAAAGCGTTTTGGGGATTCTTTTGACAAAGATCAATTTCTAGCTACCAACCAACGTGTAGTTGATTATCAAGAGAAGATTAATACGATTTTAAAACGTTTAGGAAAATCTTTAGAAAATGAAGATTTAGTAGATGTTCGTAACCTTATTGATGAGTTAGATATCGTTTGTCCAATTTCTGGTTCTAAAAACTGGACAGATGTAAAGCAATTTAATCTAATGTTTGGCACCAAATTAGGAGCTTCTGCAGATAGTGCTATGGATTTATACCTTAGACCAGAGACGGCACAAGGAATATTTGTAAATTTCTTAAACGTTCAGAAAACAGGACGTATGAAAATTCCTTTTGGAATTGCACAGGTAGGTAAAGCATTCCGTAATGAAATTGTTGCGCGTCAATTTATTTTTCGCCAACGAGAGTTTGAACAAATGGAAATGCAATTTTTTATCCAACCAGGTACACAACAGGAATGGTATGAGAAATGGAAAGAAAACCGAATGAAATGGCACCTTTCTTTAGGTTTAGGACAAGAAAATTACCGTTTCCATGACCATGAGAAATTAGCACATTATGCAGATGCTGCTGCAGATATTGAATTCAAATTCCCATTCGGTTTTAAAGAATTAGAAGGGATACATTCTAGAACTAATTTTGATTTATCGCAGCACGAGAAATTTTCTGGTAAAAAGTTGCAATATTTTGATAATGACTTAAAGGAGAGTTATGTGCCTTATGTGGTAGAAACTTCTATTGGTCTAGATCGTATGTTTTTAGCTGTTTTTTCTAATTCTTTAGAAGAAGAAGAATTGGAAAATGGAACCACAAGAACCGTATTGAAACTTCCTGCTGTATTAGCACCTACTAAAGCGGCTGTTTTTCCTTTAGTTAAAAAAGATGGACTTCCAGAATTAGCACATGAAATTATAAATGAATTGAAATGGGAATTTAATGTTTTCTATGACGAAAAAGATGCCGTAGGAAAACGTTATAGAAGACAAGATGCTAACGGTACCCCATTTTGTATTACTGTAGACCACCAATCGCTAGAAGACAAAACTGTAACAATTCGTCATAGAGATACTATGGAACAAGAAAGGGTTGCTATTAGCGATTTAAAAACAATGATAAATAAAGCTGTTGCCATGAAAGAATGGTTGATGAAAATATAA
- a CDS encoding toxin-antitoxin system YwqK family antitoxin → MIPKNKILFILVTFLLTNGIAQEKSTTYYDAFWNETTKEEASFYRNRPLEKKEDLVLVKDYYMNGNLQFVGWADEYREDEYSGEVTWYYENGKKEAVRNYEYGSLNGASKTYYPSGQINKELNFEDGYLNGEAKIYNETGELAYEYTNKNGQPYNGYTECLTLYKNGNPFDRKIMYESTNKLAYKKTCLDGKCTFLVYNIKGKLLSEFVIEQKFLEGLLPEYYSTSCSTAVSLKNLISYKGGKKEGEALFFDENENVLYTGHYKNDEPYSGTFYLEDLGFDYFTSYKNGKKEGTETTFKDGDLITKGEYKQGKRTSGTFITEEEFGGSDYLKLVTVANGKEEGKQSYYNYAGIHEYNLLGYYHAKNGILNGEKVVYYNYPEIVYRIIYKNGQPYEGSIVEHEDSGEALVYKEGNIFGKRLNQRRQGKIYWEYYNDNEELFAEEHPNFHIEGEEILHGTYKNGLPYQGYIVRPKAELYILDFYEAGIKKYQYSADMAQYDREETPENYNEELEPALRSIYKNDKIYTGLEFDTSGNSFSKKTLKEGVTKALSLYVFAMHYGNIINITTTETGYTITEAKYPKAKISATNGTISFLYDDEIIHRKNKDEMANLRVTYIISGDTIIPTKAWDQDLIYADEYRENYKTDFLAGFYTNIAPSEFEATGIFSKLENLSNDNDSSAVAFIQYNDKGLPYTGMLIEKLGENYEGTLYKKGKKSKILKNKKLPTLKMFFENNIMK, encoded by the coding sequence ATGATTCCTAAAAATAAAATCCTTTTTATACTCGTAACATTTCTATTAACAAATGGAATAGCACAAGAAAAAAGCACCACATACTACGATGCTTTTTGGAATGAAACCACCAAAGAAGAAGCCTCTTTCTACAGAAATAGACCTTTAGAAAAAAAAGAGGACTTAGTACTCGTAAAAGATTACTATATGAATGGCAATCTTCAATTTGTTGGATGGGCAGATGAATACCGTGAAGACGAGTATAGCGGAGAAGTAACTTGGTATTATGAAAATGGGAAAAAAGAAGCTGTTCGCAATTACGAGTATGGAAGTTTAAATGGAGCATCTAAAACCTACTATCCTTCAGGACAAATAAACAAAGAACTTAATTTTGAAGATGGTTACTTAAATGGGGAAGCCAAAATATATAATGAAACTGGCGAATTAGCCTACGAATACACCAACAAAAATGGACAACCCTACAATGGGTATACCGAATGCCTTACCCTTTATAAAAATGGGAATCCGTTTGATCGCAAAATCATGTATGAAAGCACAAATAAACTTGCCTACAAGAAAACATGTTTAGACGGAAAATGCACTTTTCTTGTTTACAATATAAAAGGTAAATTACTTAGTGAATTTGTTATTGAACAAAAATTTTTAGAAGGTCTTTTACCTGAATATTACTCAACATCTTGTAGTACTGCTGTATCCTTAAAAAATTTGATAAGCTATAAGGGCGGAAAAAAAGAAGGCGAGGCTTTATTTTTTGATGAGAATGAAAATGTTTTGTATACCGGGCACTACAAAAATGACGAACCGTACTCAGGGACTTTCTATTTAGAAGATCTTGGTTTTGACTATTTTACATCTTATAAAAACGGCAAAAAAGAGGGTACAGAAACTACATTTAAAGACGGAGATCTAATTACAAAAGGAGAATACAAACAGGGAAAAAGAACGAGTGGAACCTTTATTACCGAAGAAGAATTTGGAGGTTCTGACTACCTAAAATTAGTTACTGTTGCCAACGGAAAAGAAGAAGGAAAACAGTCTTACTATAATTATGCTGGCATACACGAGTATAACTTACTAGGTTATTACCATGCTAAAAACGGCATCCTAAACGGTGAAAAAGTGGTCTATTACAACTATCCTGAAATAGTATACCGCATTATATATAAAAACGGGCAACCTTATGAAGGATCAATCGTGGAACATGAAGATTCAGGAGAAGCTTTAGTTTATAAAGAAGGTAACATATTTGGCAAGCGACTTAACCAGAGGCGTCAAGGAAAAATCTACTGGGAATATTATAACGATAATGAGGAGCTATTTGCAGAAGAGCACCCTAATTTCCATATAGAAGGTGAAGAAATACTGCATGGTACGTATAAAAATGGACTACCCTATCAAGGGTATATTGTTAGACCTAAGGCCGAGCTCTATATTTTGGACTTTTATGAAGCTGGTATAAAAAAATACCAATATTCTGCGGATATGGCCCAATACGATCGTGAAGAAACCCCAGAGAACTATAATGAAGAATTAGAACCTGCCCTAAGGTCTATCTACAAAAATGATAAAATTTATACCGGTTTAGAATTTGACACCTCAGGTAACAGTTTCTCTAAAAAAACACTGAAAGAAGGAGTAACTAAAGCTTTGAGTTTATATGTATTTGCCATGCATTACGGGAACATAATCAATATTACCACCACAGAAACAGGCTACACGATTACTGAAGCAAAATATCCTAAAGCAAAGATTAGTGCCACGAATGGAACCATTTCATTCCTCTATGATGATGAAATTATTCATAGAAAAAATAAGGATGAAATGGCGAACCTGAGAGTAACCTATATAATTTCAGGCGATACCATTATCCCTACGAAAGCATGGGATCAAGATTTAATTTACGCAGATGAGTATCGCGAAAATTATAAAACTGATTTCTTGGCTGGCTTTTACACAAATATAGCGCCTTCAGAATTTGAAGCAACGGGCATTTTTTCAAAACTTGAAAATTTAAGTAATGATAACGATTCTAGCGCAGTAGCCTTTATCCAATACAACGATAAAGGATTACCCTATACTGGAATGCTTATAGAAAAATTAGGTGAAAACTACGAAGGTACCCTGTACAAAAAAGGTAAAAAAAGTAAGATCTTAAAAAATAAAAAATTGCCAACATTGAAAATGTTTTTTGAAAATAATATTATGAAATAA